tcctttcccacattctggacatagatacggcttctctcctgtgtgacttctctcatgtatAACAAGATAAGATTTCCTTataaaacatctcccacattctgaacatgaatatggcttctctcctgtgtgagttcttctGTGTGTAAAAAGATATGAGCTTGTTGTAAATCGTTTTCCACATTCACCACAGCGAaaccttttctcccttttctgaccCGTCCTTGTGGTCGCGGTGTGTGAGCGGTCAGTagaaggttcctcatggtcaggaggattatatgatagatctgtagtgtgacgtcctggatgtacagtaaggaggAGGAAGGTTTCTCCTGAGGAGCGCTGCTCCGCACTGCCAGCTTCTGCTTTATAGTTCAGCGATAGCGCAATGTTCTCCTCAGAGATATTACTGGGATTTTCTGTCAGGAATAAAGACGGATTTTGAGACCACAAAGtaaagaaatatataaaatattatcagGTCGGGAACACGGGAGGTTGTGGATGCAGTTTGTGTCCATGAAGCCACAGAAGCAGATGCAAAAAGAGAGGTATCAGTCTTTCCTTATACTAGACTTTTCCTTCGGGGGGATTTATCAGGGGCTTTGTGCTGGTGTGGGACCTACCTCTGGTCAGTGCCGGGGcggggcctatgtctggtcagtgccGGTGtggggcctatgtctggtcagtggccagggcctacgtctggtcagtgccggggcggggcctacgtctggtcagtgccaggggcggggcctacgtctggtcagtgccGGTGggggggcctacgtctggtcagtgtcagggcctacgtctggtcagtgccAGGGcgggggcctacgtctggtcagtgccAGGgcggggcctacgtctggtcagtgccAGGgcggggcctacgtctggtcagtgccAGGgcggggcctacgtctggtcagtgtaGTGTTCTGTGTACTGTTATGGCTGCTCTGTCACCAGATCTGGAAGCATAGCCGTCATTTCAGAAACCTTTTTCGGATGCGCTGttctgtgtgtgaggagcagtacTGGACCGGCCCACTAGTTCTCTCTTATACACCATTTTCTTATCCTTCCTCCGCTATCAGAGATCCTACTCATATTTCTATTCCCCTTGGGGGCCATTTTAAAGTCAGATCTTTACCACTTCTGTCACGACGGGAATGGATGCAGCGAGCACTGATGTAACCTGGCGTACAGAACAAATATACAACCTAACAAATGGCCGAAgcagtaagagagagagagagggggcattcAGGGGCATGGATGCAGCGAGCATACACTCCTCGCGCCTCATACACTCGCCTCATACACTCAATGACGTCTGGTCAGTGCCGGTGtggggcctacgtctggtcagtaccggtgtggggcctatgtctggtcagtaccgttgcgggcctacgtctggtcagtgcctgggcgggcctacgtctggtcagtgccGGTGtggggcctacgtctggtcagtgctgggggcggggcctacgtctggtcagtgctgggggcggggcctacgccTGGTCAGTGCT
Above is a window of Dendropsophus ebraccatus isolate aDenEbr1 chromosome 7, aDenEbr1.pat, whole genome shotgun sequence DNA encoding:
- the LOC138797192 gene encoding oocyte zinc finger protein XlCOF19-like isoform X2, encoding MSEVKEEETPGAAIPENPSNISEENIALSLNYKAEAGSAEQRSSGETFLLLTVHPGRHTTDLSYNPPDHEEPSTDRSHTATTRTGQKREKRFRCGECGKRFTTSSYLFTHRRTHTGEKPYSCSECGRCFIRKSYLVIHERSHTGEKPYLCPECGKGFTDKSNLIRHERSHTGERPYSCLECGKCFTNRTHLVVHQRTHPGDKTS